The following coding sequences are from one Novosphingobium sp. Gsoil 351 window:
- the gpmA gene encoding 2,3-diphosphoglycerate-dependent phosphoglycerate mutase — translation MPRLILIRHGQSQWNLENRFTGWWDVDVTEKGAAEARAAGDLLAAKNILPTCAFTSLQTRAIKTLHLALEACGRLWVPETKSWKLNERHYGGLTGLDKAETAAKHSAEQVHIWRRSFDIPPPPLEPGSEFDLSSDPRYADVAVPAAESLKDTIARVLPYYETEIVPALRGGETVIVSAHGNSLRALVKHLSGISDSEIPNLEIPTGQPLIYELADDLAVSDRYYLAER, via the coding sequence ATGCCGCGCCTGATCCTGATCCGCCACGGCCAGTCGCAGTGGAATCTCGAGAATCGCTTCACCGGCTGGTGGGACGTCGACGTGACCGAGAAGGGTGCCGCCGAAGCGCGCGCAGCGGGCGATCTCCTGGCCGCGAAGAACATCCTGCCGACATGCGCGTTCACCTCGCTTCAGACCCGGGCGATCAAGACGCTGCATCTCGCGCTGGAGGCCTGCGGGCGGTTGTGGGTGCCCGAAACCAAGAGCTGGAAGCTTAACGAGCGTCACTATGGCGGGCTGACTGGCCTCGACAAGGCCGAGACCGCCGCGAAACACAGCGCCGAACAGGTTCACATCTGGCGACGCAGCTTCGACATTCCGCCACCGCCGCTGGAGCCGGGCAGCGAATTCGACCTGTCATCTGATCCGCGCTACGCGGATGTCGCGGTGCCTGCGGCGGAAAGTCTCAAGGACACTATCGCCCGCGTCCTGCCCTATTACGAAACTGAGATTGTGCCCGCGCTGCGCGGCGGGGAAACCGTGATCGTCTCGGCCCACGGCAACTCGCTGCGGGCACTGGTCAAGCACTTGTCGGGAATCTCCGACTCGGAGATCCCGAATCTCGAAATTCCGACCGGGCAGCCGCTCATCTACGAATTGGCCGACGACCTGGCGGTGTCGGACCGCTACTACCTCGCCGAACGCTGA
- a CDS encoding 5-(carboxyamino)imidazole ribonucleotide synthase produces MIAPGETIGILGGGQLGRMLGIAAAQLGYRAHVYAPEADSIAAEVCGGFTCAGWYDAEALAKFARDCAVITYEFENVPVAPLAALGEASVLPHPCALEIAQDRLAEKRFAQNLGGVPAAYAEVDSAAELTVAIEGIGAPGILKTRRDGYDGKGQWRIASPTDAAALDLPAKPLIYEALVDFIAEFSVILVRGADGDIRFWDSAENVHKGGILSRSSVPASGAVTSQIPAARDLARKAAEALDYVGVLTLEFFATASGPVFNEMAPRVHNSGHWTIEGALTSQFENHIRAICGLPLGDTTLAAKGVEMRNVIGDAAEDWAAILSDPANHLHLYGKAAARPGRKMGHVTRLTL; encoded by the coding sequence ATGATCGCTCCGGGCGAAACCATCGGAATCCTCGGGGGCGGGCAGCTCGGGCGGATGCTGGGAATTGCCGCGGCGCAGCTCGGCTATCGCGCACATGTCTACGCGCCCGAGGCGGACAGCATCGCAGCCGAAGTCTGCGGCGGATTCACGTGCGCGGGATGGTATGACGCCGAGGCGTTGGCCAAGTTCGCGCGCGACTGCGCGGTGATCACCTACGAGTTCGAGAACGTGCCGGTCGCCCCGCTCGCCGCGTTGGGCGAGGCGAGCGTGCTGCCGCATCCCTGCGCGCTGGAAATCGCGCAGGACCGGCTGGCCGAGAAGCGGTTTGCTCAAAACCTCGGCGGGGTGCCCGCGGCCTACGCCGAAGTCGATTCAGCCGCCGAGCTGACCGTCGCGATCGAAGGCATCGGCGCGCCTGGTATCCTGAAGACGCGCCGCGACGGGTACGATGGCAAGGGGCAGTGGCGGATTGCCTCGCCCACGGACGCCGCGGCGCTCGACCTGCCCGCCAAGCCACTGATCTACGAGGCGCTGGTCGATTTCATCGCCGAATTCTCGGTGATTCTGGTGCGCGGCGCCGATGGCGACATCCGCTTCTGGGACAGCGCCGAGAACGTCCACAAGGGCGGCATCCTGTCGCGCTCAAGCGTTCCAGCCAGCGGGGCGGTCACTTCGCAGATCCCCGCCGCGCGTGATCTCGCGCGCAAGGCCGCCGAGGCGCTCGACTACGTCGGCGTGCTCACGCTAGAATTCTTTGCCACCGCCAGCGGTCCGGTGTTCAACGAGATGGCCCCGCGCGTCCACAACTCGGGGCACTGGACGATCGAAGGCGCGCTCACCAGCCAGTTCGAGAACCACATCCGCGCGATCTGCGGCCTGCCACTGGGCGACACCACGCTCGCCGCCAAGGGCGTGGAGATGCGCAACGTGATCGGCGATGCCGCGGAAGACTGGGCGGCAATCCTCAGCGATCCCGCCAATCACCTGCACCTTTATGGGAAAGCCGCGGCGCGCCCAGGCCGCAAGATGGGCCACGTGACAAGGTTGACGTTGTGA
- a CDS encoding quinone oxidoreductase, translating into MSETTAFIERQGGPEVIEWREVELPPPGPGEVRMRNTAVGLNFIDTYHRGGLYPVTLPSGLGMEAAGLVEAVGQGVTGFAPGDRVCTFMGPGAYATARNLPAAALFRIPDGVSDEIAAAALLKACTVEALVERCARVEAGWPVLVHAAAGGVGLVLVQWLKHVGAKVIGTVSTDAKAEAAREAGAEHVIRYDRDAVAPKVRELTGGNGVRAIFDGVGKDTWQASLDSAAPRAIIVSFGNASGAVEGVNLGVLAQKGSLFVTRPTLFDYYRVPGEAAAGVGRVFDLIRNGVLTVTIGQTYPLREAARAHRDLEARSTTGSTILIP; encoded by the coding sequence ATGAGCGAGACCACCGCGTTTATCGAGCGCCAGGGCGGCCCCGAAGTCATCGAGTGGCGCGAGGTCGAACTGCCACCTCCCGGTCCTGGCGAAGTGCGGATGCGCAACACTGCGGTCGGTCTCAACTTCATCGACACCTACCACCGCGGCGGTCTCTATCCGGTCACGCTGCCCTCCGGGCTGGGCATGGAAGCGGCGGGCCTGGTCGAAGCGGTCGGCCAAGGCGTGACGGGGTTTGCGCCAGGCGACCGGGTTTGCACCTTCATGGGTCCGGGCGCCTACGCCACCGCGCGCAATCTTCCTGCCGCGGCGCTGTTTCGTATTCCCGACGGCGTAAGCGACGAGATCGCCGCCGCCGCGCTGCTCAAGGCCTGCACCGTCGAGGCGCTGGTCGAGCGTTGTGCGCGGGTCGAGGCAGGTTGGCCGGTGCTGGTGCACGCCGCCGCGGGCGGGGTCGGGCTGGTGCTGGTCCAATGGCTGAAGCACGTGGGCGCGAAGGTCATCGGCACGGTTTCAACCGACGCCAAAGCCGAGGCGGCGCGGGAGGCAGGAGCCGAACACGTCATCCGCTACGATCGCGACGCGGTCGCGCCCAAGGTCCGCGAACTGACTGGGGGCAACGGTGTGCGCGCCATCTTCGACGGTGTCGGCAAGGACACGTGGCAAGCCTCGCTCGATTCGGCCGCGCCGCGGGCGATCATCGTCAGCTTCGGCAACGCCTCGGGCGCGGTCGAGGGCGTCAATCTGGGCGTGCTGGCACAGAAGGGCTCGCTATTCGTCACCCGCCCGACGCTGTTCGACTATTACCGCGTTCCCGGCGAAGCCGCCGCGGGGGTGGGCCGGGTGTTCGACTTGATCCGCAATGGTGTACTGACGGTGACGATCGGTCAGACTTATCCGTTGCGCGAAGCGGCGCGGGCGCACCGCGATCTCGAAGCGCGCTCGACGACGGGATCGACGATCCTCATTCCCTGA
- a CDS encoding bifunctional riboflavin kinase/FAD synthetase, whose product MRLDHRNPMPDALRRAILALGNFDGFHRGHQAVVGEAIEWAKSENRPAIVATFSPHPIRHFVPDAAPFRLSSLEQREDWFTAAGAAAMLVFHFDAAFAELTPEEFVRLLGEHIGAAGVVTGGDFTFGKNRGGDIAMLRGLGAGYSLQVRTTAPVIDNGAPVSSTRIRKALKTGDCTEATRLLTRPFAIRAEVQHGDKVGRTLGYPTANLAMYGFIRPRYGIYAVTGKLPDGRMLKGAANLGVRPTFDPPKELLEPYFFDFAEDLYGQEIEVAFDHFIRPEAKFDSLDDLKAQMDADCQEARRLLG is encoded by the coding sequence GTGAGGCTGGATCACCGCAATCCGATGCCCGACGCCTTGCGTCGGGCGATCCTCGCGCTGGGCAACTTCGACGGGTTTCACCGCGGCCACCAGGCGGTGGTCGGCGAGGCGATCGAATGGGCAAAGTCCGAGAACCGCCCGGCGATTGTCGCTACGTTTTCGCCGCATCCGATCCGCCACTTCGTGCCCGATGCGGCGCCGTTCCGGCTCAGTTCGCTCGAGCAGCGCGAGGACTGGTTCACCGCCGCTGGCGCGGCCGCGATGCTGGTGTTCCACTTCGACGCTGCCTTCGCCGAGCTGACGCCCGAGGAATTCGTCCGTTTGCTGGGCGAGCATATCGGCGCGGCGGGGGTGGTGACCGGCGGCGATTTCACGTTCGGTAAAAACCGCGGCGGCGACATCGCGATGCTGCGCGGGTTGGGTGCGGGCTATAGCTTGCAGGTCAGGACCACCGCACCGGTGATCGACAACGGAGCGCCAGTCTCGTCCACCCGCATTCGCAAGGCGCTCAAGACGGGCGATTGCACCGAGGCGACCCGGTTGCTGACCCGCCCCTTCGCGATCCGCGCCGAAGTCCAGCACGGCGACAAGGTCGGGCGGACGCTGGGCTATCCCACGGCCAACCTTGCGATGTACGGCTTCATCCGGCCGCGCTATGGGATCTATGCGGTCACGGGAAAGCTGCCCGACGGCCGGATGCTGAAGGGCGCGGCCAACCTGGGGGTGCGACCGACGTTCGATCCGCCGAAGGAATTGCTCGAACCATACTTCTTCGACTTTGCCGAGGACCTCTACGGGCAGGAGATCGAGGTCGCCTTCGACCACTTCATCCGTCCGGAGGCGAAGTTCGATTCGCTAGACGACCTGAAAGCTCAGATGGACGCGGATTGCCAAGAGGCCCGGCGGCTGCTCGGTTGA
- a CDS encoding NADPH-dependent FMN reductase, which yields MTIIVGLGGSLRRASFNSGLLRAAAQLAPAGSTLAVYGIAGIPLYDGDLEEAEGIPSAVAGLKDAIAAADGLLIATPEYNSSIPGVLKNAIDWLSRPNSDIARVFGGKPVALIGASPGGFGTVLSQAAWLPVLRQLGAAPWFGAPLTVARSGKLFDADGDLTDGETRERLAALLVKFVASIEQGNGAAGED from the coding sequence GTGACCATCATCGTCGGTCTGGGGGGCAGCCTGCGCCGGGCGTCGTTCAATTCGGGTCTGCTCCGCGCTGCGGCCCAACTCGCGCCCGCCGGGAGCACGCTGGCGGTCTACGGCATCGCCGGAATCCCCCTCTACGACGGCGATCTTGAGGAAGCCGAGGGGATTCCGTCCGCCGTGGCCGGACTCAAGGACGCGATTGCCGCAGCAGATGGCTTGCTGATTGCCACTCCAGAGTACAACTCGTCGATTCCCGGCGTGCTCAAGAACGCGATCGACTGGCTGTCGCGTCCCAACAGCGACATCGCTCGCGTGTTCGGGGGCAAACCGGTCGCGCTGATCGGCGCTTCGCCGGGCGGGTTCGGCACGGTTCTATCGCAGGCGGCGTGGCTACCAGTGCTGCGGCAGTTGGGAGCGGCACCCTGGTTCGGAGCGCCGCTGACCGTGGCCCGTTCGGGCAAACTGTTCGATGCCGATGGCGACCTGACCGACGGCGAAACACGCGAGCGGCTCGCGGCGCTGCTGGTGAAGTTTGTCGCTTCGATCGAACAGGGAAATGGTGCTGCTGGGGAGGATTGA
- the purE gene encoding 5-(carboxyamino)imidazole ribonucleotide mutase has protein sequence MGQPLVAIVMGSQSDWATMSRTAQALDALGVAHEARIVSAHRTPDRLVSFAKGAAAAGFKVIVAGAGGAAHLPGMVASMTHLPVLGVPVESKALKGQDSLLSIVQMPAGIPVGTLAIGEAGATNAGLLAAAILAIADQALAERLQAYRAAQTAAVVDRPE, from the coding sequence ATGGGGCAGCCGCTGGTCGCGATCGTGATGGGCAGTCAGTCCGACTGGGCGACGATGAGCCGTACCGCCCAGGCGCTTGACGCGCTGGGCGTCGCCCATGAGGCTAGGATCGTCTCGGCGCACCGCACTCCCGACAGGCTCGTTTCGTTCGCCAAGGGCGCGGCGGCGGCGGGGTTCAAGGTTATAGTCGCCGGTGCGGGCGGGGCGGCGCATCTGCCGGGAATGGTGGCCAGCATGACCCACTTGCCGGTGCTCGGCGTGCCGGTGGAATCAAAGGCGCTTAAAGGCCAGGATTCGCTTCTGTCGATCGTCCAGATGCCTGCCGGAATTCCGGTGGGCACGCTGGCCATCGGCGAGGCGGGGGCGACCAACGCCGGGCTGCTCGCGGCGGCGATCCTGGCGATAGCCGACCAGGCGCTGGCGGAACGGTTGCAGGCCTACCGCGCCGCGCAGACCGCTGCTGTCGTCGATCGGCCCGAATGA
- a CDS encoding GNAT family N-acetyltransferase: protein MDGTTITRHDQGARGEYHAVVAGSDAIGRLTYQRRGKTLIADHTLVPSEIGGRGVAAKLVEALIADAREAGDRIVPQCSYVEAAFRRHPDWAELRA, encoded by the coding sequence ATGGACGGCACGACCATTACTCGCCACGACCAAGGCGCGCGGGGGGAATATCATGCAGTGGTAGCGGGCAGCGACGCGATCGGACGGCTGACCTATCAGCGGCGCGGAAAGACGCTGATCGCCGACCACACGCTGGTGCCGTCAGAAATCGGCGGGCGGGGCGTCGCGGCCAAGCTGGTCGAGGCGCTGATCGCCGACGCCCGCGAAGCGGGCGACAGGATCGTCCCCCAGTGCAGCTACGTCGAAGCCGCGTTCCGCCGGCATCCCGATTGGGCGGAGTTGCGCGCATGA
- a CDS encoding dihydrofolate reductase: MTKPIPGLFLVVARATNGVIGNAGGLPWKIPADMRRFRQLTLDKTVIMGRKTFESLPGTLPRRRHVVITRDAEWSAEGVDVAQDEESALWIADAGDNDVAVIGGTEIFALFEPLATRIELTEIDAPIHGDTTMPGFDPARWREVKRVTQEPLEGEPPYDFVTLERVG, translated from the coding sequence GTGACGAAGCCTATCCCCGGCCTGTTCCTGGTCGTCGCCCGCGCCACCAACGGCGTGATCGGCAATGCCGGCGGCCTACCCTGGAAAATTCCCGCCGACATGCGCCGCTTCCGCCAACTCACCCTCGACAAGACCGTGATCATGGGGCGCAAGACCTTTGAGAGCCTGCCCGGCACGCTCCCCCGTCGCCGCCATGTGGTGATCACCCGCGATGCCGAGTGGTCGGCCGAGGGGGTGGACGTCGCGCAGGACGAGGAGTCGGCCCTGTGGATCGCCGATGCGGGCGATAACGACGTCGCGGTGATCGGCGGCACGGAAATCTTCGCGCTGTTCGAACCGCTCGCGACGCGGATCGAACTGACCGAGATCGACGCGCCGATCCACGGCGACACCACGATGCCGGGGTTCGATCCGGCGCGCTGGCGTGAGGTGAAGCGCGTGACGCAAGAGCCGCTGGAAGGCGAGCCGCCCTACGATTTCGTGACGTTGGAGCGCGTTGGGTGA